The sequence below is a genomic window from Shinella zoogloeoides.
GTACCATCTCGGCGGCACCAGCCTAGTCATGTGAGGTTTGCACGCCTCGAAGCGGCACGTACCGCTCTGCATTCTTATTCGCTTGGTTGGCCATGTTTGTCAAAGGGGAAGCTATCCGAGGCTTCTCGCAGCCGCAAAACTGAATTGCATCCGAAGAGGCGTAGCTAGGCATTTTACGTTGAGCTGCCTCCTTAAGGCGAGCCCAACAGCGGTAAGCAAAGGGTATTAGATTTTTTCTCGTCAAGATATTGCCGCTCCCCACTAGACAACACGCTGAGTTGTATACGAAACTTCGCACGGCGGACGATCGCTCACGAGAACCGTGATCATACAGAACTAGTCATATGCCGGAACTGGATTTGATCTCGACGCACGGAGCAGGGATAAAAAACATAAGTTCTTGCGGTTCCTCGGGCGCAAATTAGGCCCGAGGCAAAGCATTGTTACAACTGAGTGGGAATAGGGCTCGAACCCTTCACCAATCTGAACGCACGGATGAACAAGTGTTCAAAAGCTGGAAAATACATAACTTCAAATCATTCAAGACCCCCCCAGAAATACCTCTAAGTAAGATTAACATTCTTGCCGGCGCAAACAGCAGCGGTAAAAGCACAATCATTCAAAGCATTCTCTTGCTCAAGCAAACCGTACAATATGGGGCCCAAGATAGAGGCGTATCACTAAATGGACCCCTATTGAGGATGGGAGAGTTTTCCGACATTCGCAATTTTGATGCAGAAGGTGAAAGCATATCTATAGAGTTCGAAATAAAACCTGAAAATCAAGGTGAATTCAATGCATGGGGCACCCACAGGACGTCGTCTTTCCTTCCATCTGGACTGAATGATGTTGATTACATTAGGTCTAGGACTGTAATTAGTCAGGTATTTGTTCAAGAGCGCACTGATCCATCAATAAAATCCAAATTGTTTCTAGATCAGGTTGATTTCAGCGCCACCTTTAAGGACGACAAAGAGAATACCACGCAAAATATATCTCTTCGATCCACATATAGAGGACACGATGATGATAATAGTAAAGCCGCGCCATTTGATGTATTCTCCGCGTCACTAGATGATCAAAGTATTGATCAGCTATCGTCCACTCATCCTAAACTTGAAGTTCTAGGTGGAAGTGCCAGACACTTTCTTCCCGATTATGTCTTATTAAGGTATGATGCGGCAGTCCAAAAGGCTGGTGAGATTGCTACCTACCTTTGCAGCAATCCCTCGAGCATGTTTGCACGAAATAGCCAAGGCGACGAAATTCTTCCCATAGGGGTTCTGACCGTCCTCAATGAATGGCTCACTTTAAAAAGAGCGACGATAATTGAAACTGAGGAGCCCGTCAGTGCGAGTGAGGCACGCCACCGGATTGCCCCAATCTTGTTTGGGAGCACAAGGCGCGACGTAAATACCCTTGATATTTCTGGCAAAACTCGCTCAGAACAAGCCGTGCTGCGCAGTATGCTCACAGAGGCACTAATAACTGAAACAACATCCAATCCGACATTTGATCTCGACATGCCGCGAGTGTTAAAGGCGGCTAGCGACTATGTTCGACGGTTCTTTCAGCAGGGGGTTAGATATTTGGGGCCACTGAGAGATGCTCCACGCCCCGTCTATCCGCTTGAGGCACTAGAGAGTACAACGGACGTTGGATACCGCGGCGAGCACACCGCTGCCGTCTTTCAACTTAACAGCTACTCCTCGGTTTCGTTCCATCTTCCGCCAACTGATGATTTCGACAGCAACTACTTTGAATACGCAACTCCTGAAACGCACACTCTGCATGATGCCGCCGTTAAGTGGTTAGGTTATCTGGGTGTAGCTGATGAGTTAAAAGCGACAGATAGTGGTGTTTTCGGCAATCGCTTGCAAGTATCAACGGGGAATGTCGACCGTTGGCACGACCTAACAAATGTCGGCGTTGGCGTAAGTCAGGTTCTTCCCCTTGTGGTTACCTCTCTACTCGCGCCGGCGGGTAGTCTTCTAATATTTGAACAGCCAGAGCTTCACCTGCACCCCCGCGTCCAAGCGCGTCTTGCCGACTTCTTTATTTCGCTAGCCCTCAGCGGAAAGCAGATGATACTTGAAACCCATAGTGAATACCTAATCGACCGGTTACGCTTGAGGATCGCCCTTGCCGAGCGTGACGACGTTCGCCATCTGGTCAACATTCTGTTCACGGAGAAGCATGACGGGAAAAGTGAAATTAGACCGATCGAGGTGTCTGAGTTCGGTGCAATTTCAAACTGGCCAAAAGATTTCTTTGACCAAAGTCAGAACGACGTAGCACGGCTCATCAAAGCGGCCGCTCGGAAGCGGGCCAATAAGAGCAATAAGCAATGAGTATAATTTACCTTGATACCGCGATATTGGCCGTTCCAAATTATGCAGTTGACGCAAAAACTGGACAGGAAATAATAGATAGATTAATTCATTTCTCTGATATTACTGACCAAGAACTACCATTAAAGCTAGTAATCTCAGATTATGCGGAAGAAATTCTATGGGGTCAAAATCTTGGCCCAGACTACGAGCAAATTGACCAGTTTCTAGAAATAATGGAGCTAAAGCATATATATTCAACACATGATCTTTTGCAGAGATATCATACTATTCTACAAATATGCTTGAGGGCGTCAGAAGCAAGCCCTATTGATGCGAAGTCTGTTAGCGATTTTCGCTCGGATCCGGCGCTTCCAGATCTATCGCCAACTCAAATGATGCACGAAACACAAAGGATTTTTGCTAGCGCTGCCGCGGTGTCTACACTGTCACAGCGGATTTGGGTCGGCTCGGCATTCGACAGTTCAACTGAAGAGCGGTTCGATATTGAAGCTCAACTTGATGAATTTGGAGGATGCCACTGCGAGATGATGGATAAACCACCGATAAAAGTGGCTAGCCCTGTTGTTGCGTTGACACACCTGCGCAACATCGTATCCGCTGAGTTCGCGGATTACACTTGGCGTTCCGCTCGCAACGCTAGCGATCTCCACTTTGCAATAACTTTAGGTGCGCTAGCGCTTCAGATTGCCGGAGGCGAAGAGCTTAGCTATGGAAAGCTCAAGCCGTTCGCGCTTGGCTCGGAGTTTGCCGCAAGTCTGGAAGGCGTGGAATGCGCTCGGGACGGGCGCTTTTCATCGACACTCCGAGAACTCTGCAGCCAGATTGTGGCTGGGAAATGCAGCCGTCAAATTAATCCTTTTAGTCTTACTGGCCAATATTCAAGGGACTTCGACGGAGCAAAGGCTTGGCGCACCCACGTCACTAATGGGGGGCTGGCGCTGCGACTTATGCATTGGGCCACGGAAGATATGATTGAGTTTGCGAACGTGGATGTAAAGAAAGGCGAGAAAATCGAGAAAGGGGCTACGCGCCCGGCGGCCGCATTGAACTTCAGCAATCACTTCGGATGAGTGGATGAAAATGCTGACGCGTTCTCTAGGCTGTTAAACGCTTCGCGATCTTTGCAACAGTTGCACGGGATGCACCTGTTACGCTCTGGACCTGGGACCAAGACATTCCGGCCCTCAGCATGGAGGCAATACCTGCGTTGCGCTTGACGTCCTCGACGCGGCCACGATAGCGGCCTTCTGCCTTGGCTTTAGCTTGCCCTTGCGCCTGTCGGCACCGACGATCGTCGTAATCCTTTCGAGCTACGGCAGCGAGGACATCCAACATCATGGAATTGATAGCGCTGAACATCCTTCCGGTGAAATCGTCGGAAGGCGCTGCCAACATCCATGATGTAGGAAGATCAAGAGCGACCACTCGCACCTGCCGGGCGTCGAGTTCTCCTCGAAGGTTCTGCCAGTCCGATGCAGTTAGACGCGACAGGCGATCCACCTGCTCGATTAGAAGGATGTCGCCGGGCCGGGCATCCGATAGAAGACGGAACAGTTCGGGACGGGCGAGTTTCGCGCCGCTTTCGTTCTCCACATATGTAGATGCAATAATTAGGCCCCGCTCTTCTGCAAACGCCTCAAGCTGAGCGCGTGCGCGGGTAGCGTCCTGTTCATCAGTTGACGCGCGGAGATAAGCTCGGGCGAGCATGGAAACCTCTTCGGTTTAGTTAGGGTGGTTTCCATAATGGCGGTTTATTTTAGATAGTCAAACGCTCAAAATGAACCAGATAAATGCTGGTTCAGGATCAGCACACCTCAACTAAACCATTGATCATAACCGAGGATATTTCTACCTAGACCTGAATTCCACGTCTCCACGAGGTTGTGAAATTCAACGTTTGTATCAATGATCGGCGTTCTCTTCACCGTCAGGTTCACCTCGCACGACGCGGATTAACCTACGGAACTCGCTGTCATCGCTGCTGTTCTTCCATCGATTTACGAACCGACACACAATTTGCAAGTTGTCCTTCTCATAGTGGCCGCTACTGTCGATCCTGTCGAGTGAGCACAGCATTTCCCTGTCATCCTCGTCACCATCATACTGGAGACGGAGGTTCGTGATGGCGCAGAGGCCGTCCTGTTCGGTGAGAAGAGCGTCGAGAAACGGCATCAACTCATGCTCAGGGATAAGAAGGTCCTTGTTCTTGACGGTCCTCAACACCTGTTGGCCGTTGGCGAAATCGACTGTGCCCTTCGCGGTTGCCGCCATGCGCCAGATCGCTTTTTGGCGAGCGTTGAATGTGGTGCCGGGGTTCTTCTTGCGCCGTTCGACCTTTGCTTTCCAATCTAGCCGGGAATGCCATGGGTTGATATCGTCGCCATCGATCAGTGCCAGGGCGTACTCGGCATTGTCGGGCTTCAGCTGCTGGAGCGTCCCTTCGGTAAACAGGAACTCCTGCGCCTTGGGGTGCAGCCCAGCCCATTCGAGCCGGTTACCTTTACGGCTCTTGTTCGACCAGGGTTGGCACGGCTTGTGGCAGATGATTACGTCGCGACGATCTCCGACAGTCTCCTTCAGCGGCTCGAAGGTCGCAGGATCGGGTCGCGAGGTTGTCCACCAGAGTTGATCCTTCTCCCGGTGTAGCCAGATGTCGCCTTCACTCTCAACGATTGTCGTCATCAGATTGAACCATCGAGAGGCAACCGGACGGGTCGGCGTTTTTCCCGCCGCCGTCTTGTGCAACTTCATACGGTTCTGAATATAGCTCTCGCGGTCGCCCGCCTCCCAAAAACCTTGCACTGCGACATCATTCGTCGTCGCGATGGTGCCGCGAGCCAGACAGTCGGGCCACGCATAATTCTCGCGTCCGAAATTAGCAATGAAGACCTTCATGTCGCCTTGGCCTGCCGGCCGCGCTTCAACTTCGGTGCGGCTCCGCGCTCAGCCCTGATCCGATCCAGTAACACGTTGGCGGGTTCGTCCTCGGGGTCTTGCGGCACGAGTTCGCCCCGGAAGGCCTTGGCGAGAACGGCCTGATCGAGACGGTCGATCAGCCTGCCGGCGCTGGTCACCTCGGAGGCGAGGCGGTCGATCTTCGAGAACGCACCCTCAATCCAATTGGCGACTTCCAATTGTCGATCTGCATCAGGATAGGCCCACGGCGCGGCCATAATGCTTCGCTGGTAGATCGCACACACACTCGTCGTCGCGCTTTTCTGCGAGTGAAGGTATGCCCGAAACTGCGGAGAGATCATCTGGTAGAAAGCAAAAGCCGGGATGACCTCCGATCTGAAGCGAAGCCTGAGTAGATTGTTGTTGTACAGATAGCCTGATGGCCTGCCGCTCCAGATCGCCACCTTTCCGACAAGTTCAAAACTATTGCGAGTATTGAACAGCAGATCGCCGTCGCGCAGCTCGTATCGGGCCATTTCTGCGGCGTCGGCATTTACTAGCGTGAGATCATCGTCATTCCACCGACCATCTAGATCGTAGTGGTTCATTCGAATGTAGGGCACGCCATGAATGGTTGACTGATCGCTCTTCCCGCGAACAAGCCCTATCAGCGCATCCGTCAAAACATTTTCGAGTTGAACCTGCCGCCACTCCGCCATTTCAACGGAATTGAAAGCTGCCGCGAGCACGGCCTGCTTGTACTTCTCGACGAGGCGGGGGATGTGGTCGAGGTGATCGCGGGCCCGTCTGGATTTGCCGCTGAGGCTGTCGATCTTCGCCACAATCCGCCGCTGTTCGGGGAGTGGTGGGAGGGGAACGAGGGTCTCTAGGACTTCGGATTTGCTTAATTCAACCTGATTGGTCGAGCCGGACTGCATCTCATCGAGCTTCGACTGGACTAATGGCGATTGGATAAGCCGGTGTAGGTACTCAGGCAATGTCGCTGGGTTCGTCCGAACAATCGTAACATGGCTATCTGCAACGGCACGTGGGGCCGTCACTAGTGGCCGGAAAATCGCAGCACGACCTATCGTTCCGGTGCCGGTTGAGTTCCAGAGAATGTCACCGTCAACTAAGAAACGCTCTGCCGTCCACGATGCCCACTGAGACGCGTCAACATACTTGAGGTAAGCCTCATTAACACCGGTCCAGCGAACGCACTTCTGGTTTATCACCGGGAGATCGCTATGGGACGCGTATTTTGGGGACTTGCCTCGCTGAACATACTCGGTCACATCTTCAATCGTGGCTTCGGCCCAGCCTTGTGGCAGCTTACTCATTCAGCCGCCTCCGCGATGGCAGCGGCCTCCTCGACGCTATCCGGCTCGATTTCCTCCGACAGTGCCTCGATCTCTTCAAGAGCGGCCTTGAGGTGGCCGATGATGGCGGCCGCGATGTCCTCCGGCTCGGTCAGCGCCTCCTCGGCTTCGGCCTCGGTATCGCGCAGCCATGCGATGTCGAGATTGTCGTTGCGGGCGGTGATCGCTTCTCGGGTAAACATGCGCCAGCGGCTATCCTCGGCCTCATCCTTCCGCCCGGCCCTGCCGTTCGGATCGGAACCATAGGCGGTCTCGAACTCGGCGAAGTCGGCCACGGTCAGCGGGCGGGTCTTGCCGAAGGCAGGCATGTTGGCCCGCATGTCATAGACCCACACGACGCTGGTATTGCCCTTGTCGGTCTTACCGCGCTGGAAGAACAGCACGTTGGTCTTGACGCCCTGTGCATAGAAGATGCCAGTCGGCAGGCGCAGGATCGTGTGCAGGTCGCAAAGCTCCATCAACCAGGTACGCAGACGCCGCCCGGTATTGTCCTCGAACAGCACATTGTCCGGCACGACCACAGCAGCGCGGCCACCGGCTTTGAGGGCGCGGACGATGTGCTCGACGAAGGCAAGCTGCTTGTTCGATGTGTCCGCCGTCACCGAGAAGTCGGAACGGGTTGGGCGACCGCCGCCCTTTTTGGTGCCGAACGGCGGATTGGTCAGGATCAGATCGGCCTTGGGCAATGCCTCGCCATCCGGCGACAGCGTGTCGATGTTCACCACGCCGCCCTCGACGCCGTGCAGCAGCAGGTTCATCATGCAGAGCCGATGCGTGTCCGGCACAAGCTCACCGCCGACGAAGGCATTGTTGCGCTGGAAGTGCGCCTGCTCGGGCGAGAGCTTGTAAAGATCGTCGGTGTGATCCTTGATGAAGCGGTCTGCGGCGACGAGGAAGCCCGCCGTGCCCGCTGCCGGGTCCTGCACGACCTCTCCGGGCTGCGGCTGCATCAGCCGAACGATGCAATCGATCAGCGGTCGCGGCGTAAAATACTGCCCCGCGCCGGATTTCTTGTCGGCGGCATTCTTCTCCAGCAGCCCTTCATAGAGATTGCCGAGCCCTTCCTCGCGGGCGGAGAACCAGTCAAGTTGGTCAATGTTGGAAGTCAGCGCCTTGAGGTTGGTCGGCTTCCGAAGCCGCGTCTGCGCATCGGTGAAGATCGCGCTGATCAGGCCGTCCCTGGCCTTGCCGAGATCGAGCAGCATCGCCTTGTAATAGTTGAGCTGCTCCACGCCCTCGCGCTTGGCGAGGATGCCCCAGCGATAGCCGTCAGGCAGCCGATCCTCGCGCCCCGTCTCCTCCAACATCTTCAGGAACAGCAGGTAGGTCAGCTCGGTCACGTACTCGTTGTAGGTGACGCCATCGTCACGCAGGACATTGCAGAGGCCCCAAAGCTTGGCAACGATGTCGGTGGTGGTTGTCATCAGGCGGTCTTCTTCCACATTTCTTCATTGATCCCGGCAAGGATGTTTTCAAGCTCCCCGCCGAACACCTTGTTGAGACGGTTGAACCCTCCATCGGCGATGAACGGCTCCTTGTCGATGGCCTCGCGGTCGACAATCACTTCTTTTTCGATCTGCTCACCGATCCGCGACAGCCAGCGTTTTTGCGGATCGGTCCACGAGCGGCTCGCCATAATCGAGCGCATCGCCGATCTGACGCGATCCTCGTACGGGGTCAGCGGATCGCCAATCGCCGCCTGACGCACGAAGCCGATGATCGAGGCGGCGATCTCCTCGTTCTTCGCATCCGCCCAGGCACGACGCAGATTGGCTTCCGAATAGCCCCTGCGGTCGAGCGCCAGGCGCAGCTCCTTCAGATCTGCGCGAGTGAGATCGCGGGGGCGCGTCACCACCAGCTTGAGCGCGGCGATGCTGTTCACGTTGTCGTGGACGAAGGCGGTGAAACTATCGAGGAAGTCTTCGGGCTTCTCAGCTTCGCCATAACCTCGCGTTACAGCAACAACTTCATCGCTGTGCGGCGAGATCGGCACAATACGCGGATTGCCGTCATCGCCCTGCCAATCGAGGATCGGGCCAATGGCAGCGCGGTCTGTCAACCAGGCGGAAAGTGCCGGCGCGTCGCCAGCCAGCAACCGCTGCAACATCGCTTCCGGCGTTTCGCCCGCGACAGCCTCAAACCGCTGCCGCGCATCCTCGGGCAGTTTCTTGAGACGGCGACGAAGTTTTACGGCCATCTGCTCGCGGATTGCCTCCCGCTGGTGATCGTCGGTCGCCTCGACCATCTCGCGGACAAGCTGCTCGAAGCTAATCGACGGGTTGACGACAATCGGCTTCATATCCGTTAGACCTTGCAGATGCGGATAAAGGTCGACGGCGTCGAAGATGCGGAACACCTCCTTGCCAATCTCCGGGCATTGCCGCGTCGCTCGCCCGATCATCTGTTCGTAGAGGATGCGGCTATTAACCCGGCGCAGGAAGACAAGGTTGGTGATCTTCGGTATATCGACGCCGGTGGTCAGAAGATCGACGGTGACAACGATCTGCGGATTGGCGTCGTTGCGGAACGAGCGGATCAGGGTCTGCACCTTATCGACGCTGCCGGTGATCTTCTTCACCGCCGCATCGTCGATCTCGCCGTAGGCGTCGCTGAACGCCTTCTTGATCGCATTGACCACCATGTCGGCGTGGGCATCGGTAGCAGCGAAGATCAGTGTCTTGCCAGGCAGCGCCGGGTCGATGTGCCTGGCTAGCTCTTCGGCGACCACACGGTTAAACTCCGGCGTAATCACCTGTTTGTTGAACTGCTCCACCTCAAAGTGGATTTCGTCCGGCAGCGTTGCTGTGTTGATCTCGCCGGTTTCCGGCACAAGATACTCGACCTGCTCGCCTCCAGCAAAATCGATGCCCGACCGGGCGAGCGCGGTTTCGATGCGGATCGGCGGCTCGTGGTCGATCAGATGGCCGTCGATGACAGCCTCGCGATAGGAATAGCGGAAGATCGGCTCGCCGAAAATGTCGGTGGTGTGCAGGGCTGGCGTCGCCGTCAGGCCGATCTTCACGGCGTCGAAGTATTCGAGCACCCGGCGATACTTGGAGATATAGTCGTCCTGCCCCCGGAAGCTCATTTCGGCGTCCGACATCTCCCGGTCAAGCAGATAGCCGCGATGGCACTCATCAATGACCATTAGGTCATACTGGTCGACGGGTGGAGCCTCCGAGGTGTCGGCGGCGAAGAGGACACGCTTCACCAGCCCCTGGATCGTGCAGATATGAACTTTGGTTTCCAGATCGGGCGTAACGTCTTCCAGTCCCTTGAGGCCGAAAATCTCGGCGAAGGTCTTGCCTGATACGACCTTGGTGGTCGAGAATTCACCTTCGGTCTGGTGGCCGAGGGCACTGCGATCCACGACGAAGCAGATACGGCGGAAGCGTTTGGCTGACAGCAGCCGGTAGAGCATGGCGATGGCGAGCTTGGTCTTGCCGGTGCCGGTCGCCATCGCAACCAGCATGGACCGCTGTTCGGCAGACAGTGCGGCCTCCACGGCACGGATCGCCGTTTCCTGATACGAGCGCAGAGGAAAACCAAACTCGAATGGCTTTGTTTTGAGTGTGGCAGTGGCCGTGTCGAGATCGATCTCCAAAAGCCGCGCTATGCCATCCGGCGTCAACCAGTCCACCAGCGCACGGCGATGATTGGCGCTGCGCCGGGTATCGCGAAACCAGATACCGCTTTCGGTCTCGATCTGCTTCAGATAGGAGCGGCCATTGGCGGCGAAGACGCAAGGGACCCGATGCTCCCCCCAGGGTCCACCCGCCGACACAAAGTCTGAGCTGTCCCTGATCCCGACCGAATAGCGTTCGGCCTGGTCGATGGCGGCGGAGACATTCTTGCGGCGGCGCTTCGCCTCAACGACGCCCACCAGCATAGTGCCTACGAAAAGCGCGTAGTCGGCAGGACCGCTAGCTGTGGGCCATTCGGCAATCGCCATGTTGCGCCCCTTGGCGGGACGTACACCGGCGCTGTAGCGCAGCGTTTTGGTGTCCGCTTCCCAGCCACGATCTCGAAGCTGCTGATCGATCAGGGCGCGGGTCTGGCTCTCATCGAGGTCGATCTTCGCGGCTGCCTGCTCACCGCGTTCGACAAGCTCCTGCACCTCGACGCGGGGGGCAGCTTCCGCCGCTGCCTGAATACCTGCGAGCTTGGCAGCGATGGCCTCCTTCTCCGCCGCGCTCTCCTGGGCAAGCTGTTCCCAGATCGCTCGCTCCTCCGCCTCGCGCTGCAACCGTTCCTCGACTGTCTCACGGGCGCGAGCCTGCTCCTCGGCCTCAAGGCGAGCAGCGGTGGCGGCGTCGTCACTTTCGACCACCTTGCGCCGCAGCGCATCGATCTCCCGGCGCAGTGGCGCCGTGGCATCGACAGGCTCGCGAGGCGGAACAAAGGCGCCGGGAGTGAAGCCGGGTTGCTTTCCGTATGTGCGATGGAACCAGACGCCGAGCGACCGGGCGAACTTGAGCGAGGTCAGCGCGTTGGCGTGATCGCCCTTGGCCTCGTGAACGGCGGTGTTGCCCGCTTTGCGCAGAGTATGGAAAACGTCGGCAACCTCCTTTGGGATGATCCGTTCGTAGGACAGCCGCCGCAAGGTTTCGTCAAAGGTCTCTCGCTCGTTACGGTAGGAGGCATGGCGAGCGGCGATCAACTTCGCCATGAGTTCGGCGAATTGGCGGAGCTTGACAATTGCCGTCGATGGATCGCCGCTGAAATACTGTTCAGCGAGCCCGCCCAGTGTCACAAGTCGATTGTCATGCGCCGCAAGAAAATCAAAGTTCAGTGATGCAACCATATCCGCCCCCGTGGCCGCAATCCTTGCACGAGGCCGTTAACTTTTGTCCAGCGCCAGGTGTTATTTTCGGCTCTGTTATTGAGATTTATCCCAGATGAGACCGAGCTGTTCGAGAGGTTGGGCACCGGCGGAAATCGTCGAGCAGCGTTCCGCAGTAACTGTCCAGCTTCGGCATCAAAATGTCACAACCCTGTACCAGGAGGTCAAGAACGCGCTGAAGGTGAAGCTTAATGCTTGACAATGGAGATAGCGCAAATCCGAAAATTGCGTGCAACAGGTTGCAAGATGGCGCGCCAGACTTCAATGGTGCCACTTGGTGCCAGATCGAACGACAAGTTACCGACATACCGCCACCAAGCCACATACAAAGCTGTCATTTGACGTACTCCACCGGAGAACGGATATTGGAAGCAACCATCTGAATTAACTTAACTTATCTCACCGCAGAAGAACGTGGCGATAATCACATCTCTAAATTGACATCGTAGGCGTCTCAGTTTCACCCCTGTCACGCCGACCATCCTCCTCAAAGCCTTTGCGGCGTCAATGCTCACAACCAAGTCGCGAGATAACAGTATCGGCTATGAAACCTTCTCACGCAGCCAAGATGCCAGACCGGTGTTGAGAACCGTACGCGAAGCCTCTGCGGCCCGATGAGGGTCACTCTATCCACCTTGCGGTACTCGTCTATATCGCCGGTGTGCCAGATGAAGAACATCTGATCATAGGTCTCCGGTGCCTAGCGGCAAAGCAGAAATCGTCCGCTACCGCCTCCTATGGGTTACTGACATAATGGCCCGCCTTCATCATGACCTCGACCAGCGTTGCCGTCAGGCGGTTGAGTTCGGTGTGCTGTGACGCCTGCTCTGGTGCATAGCGAGCGATCAGGTATTCCCGACGTTCCGTTAGCGCTTGAAGGTGATCGGCAGTTTTCTTGCGAAGCTTGAGCCGCGTGAAGAAAGTTGGGTCTGCGAGGTTATGCATCCGCCCGCGTATCTGCGAAGGTGCTACTCCCTCATGCCGCAGGACAGCGTTTAGATAAAGCTCGATGGCGTGAATGGCGCAAAGCCGTGCTGGCGCAAATGACAATGGATCGGGCGCGCTCGCGTGTTTAAAGAGTTCCATTGCGGCATTGTAATAGGCATTGCCGAGTTGGACGATTGCAAAGGCGCTGGCATTCTCGCCGGGATATGAGTTGGTGGATGATACAGGTTCCATATCGATACCTGAAGTTCGAGGTTCTGTGATCTGATCGCAGCCGCGATGCAGGTTCTTCGATAGAACACTGTAGGTTAAATCCACCTCAAGACGCTAAAGCTTCATGGCTTGATTGCCAGTTCGGTACCGCAGCGCTCTTTGCTCACCTCTCAACAGGCATCAAAACGTTCAGAAAAAAGGTAACCTGTACGTGAACTTTCTACGAACATTCGGTGGGACTTTTGGTGGGACTTCTCGTCGGGAAAGTCCCACCAGCCCAACTTTTTTGCCAATTCGTTCTCATTTCCCCAAAACGGGGCTTGCGTCCAAATGCCCGAGAATATAGAGGTTTGCGCGGTCCGGAATGTAGCGCAGCCCGGTAGCGCACTTGACTGGGGGTCAAGGGGTCGTGGGTTCGAATCCCGCCATTCCGACCATTTTCTCTCCTCCCTGACATATGCCGAAGTTCCCTCATGGAACTTTACGCGCCTTTTTGCGTTTCCTCGCCGCCGGCCGCTCGCGCCGGTCACCTGGAGCTTGAGGAGACACGCATGGAAGACGCAGGTATCGGCTGGATCGCGGCCATCATCATCGGCGGTGTCGCCGGTTGGCTCGCCGAGATGTTCATGAAGAGCAATATGGGCGTGCTGATGAACATCGTGCTCGGCATCATCGGCGCGGCCGTGGCCAACCTTTTGCTGGGGCTAATCGGCGTATCGCTCGGCGGCTGGCTCGGCTATCTCGTCGCCGGCTTCATCGGCGCCTGCATATTGATCGCGCTGGCGCGGGCGATCAGGCGGTAGCATCAAGCCATACGGTTTTCGAGGGCCGTCTCTTCGCGGGAAGGGGCGGCCTTTCTATTATGCGACCAGCCCGCGGTAGATGGCTTCCGTCTCGCTGATCATGCGCTCCAGGCTGTAGTCCAGGCTTCGCGCGCGAGCCGCGGCGGCGTGGCGGGCGAGGCGATCGGGATCGCAGAGCCGCAGCATGGCGCCGGCAAAATGCGCGGGGTCGTCGGCATTTTCCACCAGAAGGCCGTTCTCGCCATCCTTCAGCACCGTGGAGGCGCCGCCGACATCGGACAGAACCAAGGGTTT
It includes:
- a CDS encoding GlsB/YeaQ/YmgE family stress response membrane protein, whose translation is MEDAGIGWIAAIIIGGVAGWLAEMFMKSNMGVLMNIVLGIIGAAVANLLLGLIGVSLGGWLGYLVAGFIGACILIALARAIRR
- the hsdR gene encoding type I restriction-modification system endonuclease, whose product is MVASLNFDFLAAHDNRLVTLGGLAEQYFSGDPSTAIVKLRQFAELMAKLIAARHASYRNERETFDETLRRLSYERIIPKEVADVFHTLRKAGNTAVHEAKGDHANALTSLKFARSLGVWFHRTYGKQPGFTPGAFVPPREPVDATAPLRREIDALRRKVVESDDAATAARLEAEEQARARETVEERLQREAEERAIWEQLAQESAAEKEAIAAKLAGIQAAAEAAPRVEVQELVERGEQAAAKIDLDESQTRALIDQQLRDRGWEADTKTLRYSAGVRPAKGRNMAIAEWPTASGPADYALFVGTMLVGVVEAKRRRKNVSAAIDQAERYSVGIRDSSDFVSAGGPWGEHRVPCVFAANGRSYLKQIETESGIWFRDTRRSANHRRALVDWLTPDGIARLLEIDLDTATATLKTKPFEFGFPLRSYQETAIRAVEAALSAEQRSMLVAMATGTGKTKLAIAMLYRLLSAKRFRRICFVVDRSALGHQTEGEFSTTKVVSGKTFAEIFGLKGLEDVTPDLETKVHICTIQGLVKRVLFAADTSEAPPVDQYDLMVIDECHRGYLLDREMSDAEMSFRGQDDYISKYRRVLEYFDAVKIGLTATPALHTTDIFGEPIFRYSYREAVIDGHLIDHEPPIRIETALARSGIDFAGGEQVEYLVPETGEINTATLPDEIHFEVEQFNKQVITPEFNRVVAEELARHIDPALPGKTLIFAATDAHADMVVNAIKKAFSDAYGEIDDAAVKKITGSVDKVQTLIRSFRNDANPQIVVTVDLLTTGVDIPKITNLVFLRRVNSRILYEQMIGRATRQCPEIGKEVFRIFDAVDLYPHLQGLTDMKPIVVNPSISFEQLVREMVEATDDHQREAIREQMAVKLRRRLKKLPEDARQRFEAVAGETPEAMLQRLLAGDAPALSAWLTDRAAIGPILDWQGDDGNPRIVPISPHSDEVVAVTRGYGEAEKPEDFLDSFTAFVHDNVNSIAALKLVVTRPRDLTRADLKELRLALDRRGYSEANLRRAWADAKNEEIAASIIGFVRQAAIGDPLTPYEDRVRSAMRSIMASRSWTDPQKRWLSRIGEQIEKEVIVDREAIDKEPFIADGGFNRLNKVFGGELENILAGINEEMWKKTA